Within Quadrisphaera sp. DSM 44207, the genomic segment ACGACCGCCGCGGTGCACCTGATGAGCGCGGCGGCGGTCAAGTGCGGGCTCGCCGAGGACGCCCAGGAGGCCGGCCACCTCGACCTCGGGGAGGCGCGGATCCTCATCACGGCGCTCGCGGGCCTCGTCACGGCGGCGGCCCCGGAGGTCGGGAACCAGCACGCCCGGGCCCTGCGCGACGGCCTGCGCACGCTGCAGCTGGCCTTCCGCGAGGCCTCCCCCTTTCCCGACGCCCCCGGCCAGGGGCCCGGCGAGAAGCTGACGGGCCCGGTCAGCTGAGCACCGCCGCCCCCGCTGCCGGAGCGGCCGCGCCGGTCGCGCGCGTGGTCGCCGGCGGCCGGTCCGACGGGCCGACCGTCGTCCTCGTGCACGGCATCGGCGTCTCCCGGCGCTACTTCGCGCCGCTGGCGCGCGAGCTGTCCACGCGCGCGCGGGTGCTCGCCGTCGACCTGCCCGGCTTCGGCGGCGCACCGGGGCCGCTCTCGCTGAGCGTTCCCGAGCACGCCGGCGCGGTGCGGCGGGCCCTGGAGCCCCTCGGCGTGCGGGGCGCGCTGCTCGTGGGCCACTCGATGGGCTGCCAGGTGGTGGCGCACCTGGTGCGCGGGCACCCGCACCTGGCCGCCGGAGCCGTCCTGATCGGGCCGACCGTCGACGAGCGCGCGCGCTCGGCGCCGCGCCAGGCCCTGCGGCTGCTGCGCGACAGCGCCGCCGAGCCGGTCGCCTTCAACGCCGTGCTCGTGCGCGAGTACCTGCGCTGCGGCCCCCGGCGCTACCTGGCGACCGCGGCGCACATGCTCGCCGACCGCATCGAGGAGGTCCTGCCCGCGGCGGCCGTGCCGGTGCTGGTCCTGCGCGGGGCCCACGACCCGATCGCGCCGCGGCACTGGACGGAGCACCTGGCGCGGCGGGCCCCGCTCGGGCGCGCCGCGCAGCTGGACGGCGGGCGCCACGGCATCCAGTGGAGCCACCCGCAGGAGGTGGCGCGGGCGTGCCTGGAGCTGGTGCGGGCGTGAGCCGGCGCGTCGTGCGGGCCGCCTCGATCGCGTGGTGGTTCCTCGCCGACTGGGTCTACGCCGTGCGGCGGCAGGCGGTGGGCCTGGCGCGCGGACAGTCCGCCGAGCGGTACCGCACGCCGCCGGGCCCCGGGCCGCACCGCCTGCCCGTCGTCCTCGTCCCGGGCGTCTACGAGTCGTGGCGGTTCCTGGAGCCGCTGACCGAGGCGCTGTTCACGGCCGGGCACCCGGTGCACGTGGTGGAGGCGCTCGGCCACAACACCGGTGAGGTGCCCGCCATGGCGCAGGCCGTGCGGCGCTTCGTCGACGACCAGGGCCTGACCGGCGCGGCCCTCGTCGCCCACAGCAAGGGCGGCCTGATCGGCAAGCACCTGCTGGTGCACCACAACGGCGACGGCGCGCTGCGCCACCTGGTCGCGGTCAACACGCCCTTCTCCGGCTCGCGCTACGCCCGGTTCCTGCCCGGACGCACCCTGCGCGTGTTCGCACCAGGGGGTCCGCTGCTGGTGGAGCTGGCGTCGAGCACGGGCGTCAACGGCTCGATCACGTCCGTCTTCAGCGAGGTCGACCCGAACATCCCCGGCGGCAGCCACCTGCCCGGGGCCACCAACGTGTGCATCCCCGGCGCGGTGGGCCACTTCCGGGTGCTCAGCGACCCGCGCGTGCAGGCCGCCGTGCTCGCAGCGCTGGAACCGCTGCCGGCCTGACCTGAACGCTCGCCATCACACGCGCTTAGGTACACGAGCACCGCCTACGCGGGCAGCGCGCTGCCTTGAGCAGGCGGCACAGTCATGGCACCGCCCATCCCCGCGTACGCGGAGAGCACGCGCCGTGGGCCGGGGACGTGGTCAGCTACCGCGGCTCATCCCCGCGTACGCGGGGAGCACCTGGCGTGCGTGGGCATGGCCCATCCGCGCCTTGGGCTCATCCCCGCGTACGCGGGGAGCACATCCCCGAGGCCGCCTTCCGAGCCCGCTGCACGGGCTCATCCCCGCGTACGCGGGGAGCACGCCGTGGTCGACGCCGAGGAGTGCACCCTGCGGGGCTCATCCCCGCGTACGCGGGGAGCACGTCGTCTACGTCCACGCCGACGACCTCGCCACGGGCTCATCCCCGCGTACGCAGGGAGCACGACGCCCCCGCCAACGTGCTGTGGGCGGTGGAGGGCTCATCCCCGCGTACGCGGGGAGCACGGATGGTTGGAGGAGAACGGGACCCTGGTCGCGGGCTCATCCCCGCGTACGCGGGGAGCACTCGAGGGTGGTGCCCGGGGAGGCCAGGGTCACGGGCTCATCCCCGCGTACGCGGGGAGCACTACCCGAGGTGGCGCACCTTGATCCCGGCGGTGGGCTCATCCCCGCGTACGCGGGGAGCACGAGGTCGTCGTCACCAGCTGCGAGATCGGGGAGGGCTCATCCCCGCGTACGCGGGGAGCACGGGAGGTCGACCCGGTCCTCGGCGTGGGCGAGGGGCTCATCCCCGCGTACGCGGGCAGCACTACCCGAGGTGGCGCACCTTGATTCCGGCGGTGGGCTCATCCCCGCGTACGCGGGGAGCACCACCTGCAGGCCGCCGGATGGGTGCGTGACCCCGGCTCATCCCCGCGTACGCGGGGAGCACCCCCCGCCGAGCCAGATGTGCGCGTTCCGGGGGGGCTCATCCCCGCGTACGCGGGGAGCACTCCCGGGACGCCACCCGGCTGAAGGACCCCGCCGGCTCATCCCCGCGTACGCGGGGAGCACGCGCTGTACATCGTCGTCGCCAACGGCTCCAAGGGCTCATCCCCGCGTACGCGGGGAGCACCTCGGACTCGAGGGCGCCGGGGTCAGGGTGGCGGGCTCATCCCCGCGTACGCGGGGAGCACCGCTGGCTGTGGACCAACGTCCTCGCCCCGGTCGGCTCATCCCCGCGTACGCGGGGAGCACCACGATCGACGAGTGAGCGAGCGAGCCCACTAGGGCTCATCCCCGCGTACGCGGGGAGCACCCGCCCTTCATCCGCGCGGCCTGCTCCAGGGACGGCTCATCCCCGCGTACGCGGGGAGCACGGCGTCCGCCGGCGCGCCGAGCGGATCGGCCGCGGCTCATCCCCGCGTACGCGGGGAGCACGAAGGGTCTCCTGTCGGTTGATTTATCGGGCCGGGCTCATCCCCGCGTACGCGGGGAGCACGTCAGACGCGCCAGCTGGCGCAGCACGCTCTCCGGCTCATCCCCGCGTACGCGGGGAGCACTTCTTCATCCGCCAGACCGGTGAGATGAACATCGGCTCATCCCCGCGTACGCGGGGAGCACTGGAACCACAGAACCCAACCGGGCTTGTGCTTGGGCTCATCCCCGCGTACGCGGGGAGCACTACCCCCTCGTACAACGCAACTCCTACAAGGGGGGCTCATCCCCGCGTACGCGGGGAGCACCAGCCGGCGGTCCAGTCCTTCAGCGTCCGGCCGGGCTCATCCCCGCGTACGCGGGGAGCACTTCGGGGACGCCGTGGACCGCCTCCTGGCCGGCGGCTCATCCCCGCGTACGCGGGGAGCACGGCGTTGCCGCCGCGGGCCCGGACCGTGCCGCCGGGCTCATCCCCGCGTACGCGGGGAGCACCCCTGCTGGCAGGGCCGCGGCTGCTGCGTGTCGGGCTCATCCCCGCGTACGCGGGGAGCACCCGTAGGCGGGTGCGCCGTCCCCGATGCCGGCGGGCTCATCCCCGCGTACGCGGGGAGCACGCCGCCCTCCCCGAGGAGGCCGGCCTCGACGCCGGCTCATCCCCGCGTACGCGGGGAGCACTACCGCTCCGTGAACGGCAAGCCGCTCAAGAGGGCTCATCCCCGCGTACGCGGGGAGCACTACAGCCCGCGCGGCAACACGAGCAGCGTCGAGGGCTCATCCCCGCGTACGCGGGGAGCACCGCAAGGTCGGCATGGTCGGCCTCGGCTACCTGGGCTCATCCCCGCGTACGCGGGGAGCACCCGAACCTGAGCGGGGACAAGGGGTCGACGTCGGGCTCATCCCCGCGTACGCGGGGAGCACGGGCCGGTGGTCGGCGCGGAAGTGCTCGACGAGGGCTCATCCCCGCGTACGCGGGGAGCACTCCGCCACGGACTTCGCGCAGGCGATCGTGCAGGGCTCATCCCCGCGTACGCGGGGAGCACTAGGACACCCCGACCCGCCAACAGTTGATCCCGGGCTCATCCCCGCGTACGCGGGCAGCGCGCTGCCTTGAGCAGGCGGCACAGTCATGGCACCGCCCATCCCCGCGTACGCGGAGAGCACGCGCCGTGGGCCGGGGACGTGGTCAGCTACCGCGGCTCATCCCCGCGTACGCGGGGAGCACCTGGCTGCCGGGCTTGGGGAGCCTGCCGGTGGACGGCTCATCCCCGCGTACGCGGGGAGCACCTCGACCAGCCCGACCCGCCCCTGTCCCCGGCCGGCTCATCCCCGCGTACGCGGGGAGCACGCCACTGCCGAGGGGACCCGCACCATGACCCAGGGCTCATCCCCGCGTACGCGGGGAGCACGCTCTGCCGACAAGAGCGCTCAGATCGCTCGGAGGCTCATCCCCGCGTACGCGGGGAGCACACCGGGGGGTCGCCGCGGAGGACTCCGACGCCGGCTCATCCCCGCGTACGCGGGGAGCACGCGGCGGACGGCGCGCCGATGGGCGCGGGCTTGGGCTCATCCCCGCGTACGCGGGGAGCACGACGCCGGCCCCGCCCCGGCCGTGCCGGTGCGGGGCTCATCCCCGCGTACGCGGGGAGCACTGCGCGCGGTCCAGCCGCAGCCCGACCGGCAGGGGCTCATCCCCGCGTACGCGGGGAGCACTACCCGTCCTGGAGCGCCTACGTCGAAGGGGAGGGCTCATCCCCGCGTACGCGGGGAGCACACCTGGGACAGGCCATCGGCGACCGCGCCGAGGGGCTCATCCCCGCGTACGCGGGGAGCACGTTCGCGCTGGCCAGCGCGATTGACCTGCATCGGGCTCATCCCCGCGTACGCGGGGAGCACGTCGTGGACATGGGCACCACCTCCGAGCTGCGCGGCTCATCCCCGCGTACGCGGGGAGCACAGCCGCGCCGGGGTCACCGACGCCACACCAGCGGGCTCATCCCCGCGTACGCGGGGAGCACGCGATCGCCGCCGCGGTCGGCGCGCTGATCTGGGGCTCATCCCCGCGTACGCGGGGAGCACCGGTTGAAGATCCTCATCCGGCCGTCCCGCTCGGGCTCATCCCCGCGTACGCGGGGAGCACCTGCGCAAGCGGAAGCAGGCGCAGCCGTGGATGGGCTCATCCCCGCGTACGCGGGGAGCACGTCTCTTCCGTCGACCTGCCCGGGGACAGCCTGGGCTCATCCCCGCGTACGCGGGGAGCACGCCGGACCCTCCAGGACCCACGTGTCGGCGGTGGGCTCATCCCCGCGTACGCGGGGAGCACCGCTGCCCTCGGCCAGCAGCACGTGCGCGAGGTCCCTCATCCCCGCGTACGCGGGGAGCACCGAGCGCTGGAGGCGCGCGCGGCGTTGATCCGGGGCTCATCCCCGCGTACGCGGGGAGCACCGCGGAGGTCATCGCCAACCACCGCCTCGCGGCGGCTCATCCCCGCGTACGCGGGGAGCACGCCGCGGCCTCCGCTGCCCGCGCCCTCGGCGCGGGCTCATCCCCGCGTACGCGGGGAGCACGAGGGTGCCCACTTCCCGCCGAGGCCGGACCAGGGCTCATCCCCGCGTACGCGGGGAGCACCGAGGAGCCGGCCGCATGACCACCGTGTCCATGGGCTCATCCCCGCGTACGCGGGGAGCACCCCTGGAGTCCGGGTGGGGCGCGAACCGGATCGGGCTCATCCCCGCGTACGCGGGGAGCACCCCCAGGCGAGGTTGCGGCGGGCCTCGGCAGCCGGCTCATCCCCGCGTACGCGGGGAGCACCGCGCCGCGATCGCCGCCGCCGACGGGTGGCTGGGCTCATCCCCGCGTACGCGGGGAGCACAAGGGCGCCGCCATGCATGCGGCGATGAGGAGGGGCTCATCCCCGCGTACGCGGGGAGCACAACGGCGTCCCCGTCCTCGCCGGATGGGCCGTGGGCTCATCCCCGCGTACGCGGGGAGCACGTCGCGCAGGTGCTCGCCGAGAAGCACCTCGACGGCTCATCCCCGCGTACGCGGGGAGCACTTGCCCCACTGCCCCGTGGCGCGGGTGTTTGCGGGCTCATCCCCGCGTACGCGGGGAGCACAACAACAACGCGCTCCCGTTCGGCTCGTTGTAGGGCTCATCCCCGCGTACGCGGGGAGCACTCGGCCCGAGGCGGCGCCGACTTGAGACCCAGGGGCTCATCCCCGCGTACGCGGGGAGCACGGCGGGCCGTAAGTGATGGGCAGTGCGGAGGAGGGCTCATCCCCGTGTACGCGGGGAGCACGGCCTGCAGTGGGCGTTCGCCACGGACGCGAACGGCTCATCCCCGCGTACGCGGGGAGCACTCCAACCTCGCCCGCGACCGCGGCTTCACCGGCGGCTCATCCCCGCGTACGCGGGGAGCACCCTTTCACGGAGGCGCGCGCGTATAGCAGCGCGGGCTCATCCCCGCGTACGCGGGGAGCACCCAACCAGGCGGCGCGGGGTGAGCAGGTTCGGGGGCTCATCCCCGCGTACGCGGGGAGCACAAGATCCAGGATGAGCAGGAGGTCATCCGGTGGGGCTCATCCCCGCGTACGCGGGGAGCACTCCGAGCCGGCAGCCGGGTAATCCGAGGACCCGGGCTCATCCCCGCGTACGCGGGGAGCACCGTGGACGAGGACCATCGGGTGATCGCTACCGGGGCTCATCCCCGCGTACGCGGGGAGCACGATGTCGGCGCCACCGGGTCCGTAGGGCCGCAGGGCTCATCCCCGCGTACGCGGGGAGCACTTGCCCTCGAGCTGGGCGACCTCCTCGGTGAGGGGCTCATCCCCGCGTATGCGGGGAGCACCGGGTATGGCAGGCGAACGACTTGGACGGGGAGGGCTCATCCCCGCGTACGCGGGGAGCACGTGGGGCCGACGAAGATCGTGGTCATGACGTCGGGCTCATCCCCGCGTACGCGGGGAGCACCTGCTCAACCATCGACAGCAGCAGCGCCTTGTCCGGCTCATCCCCGCGTACGCGGGGAGCACCTAGGTGCCCACCCGCGCCGCCGGGCACTACGGGGCTCATCCCCGCGTACGCGGGGAGCACATGAGCGCGACCATCCGCACTGAGCACGGTGAGGGCTCATCCCCGCGTACGCGGGGAGCACGTGCAGGCCACAAGGCTGCGCGCCGCGGAGCTGGGCTCATCCCCGCGTACGCGGGGAGCACCCCTCGGCGAGCTGCCCGAGCAGGTCCCAGGAGGGCTCATCCCCGCGTACGCGGGGAGCACGACGCCCTCTCCGAGCGGCTGCAGGTGGAGGACGGCTCATCCCCGCGTACGCGGGGAGCACCGCCAGCAGGACCGGCAGGGCCGGTGGGTCCGGGGCTCATCCCCGCGTACGCGGGGAGCACCAGGACTTCCACGACCCCCGCCTGGGCCAGCTGGGCTCATCCCCGCGTACGCGGGGAGCACACGGGCCAGTCCCTGACCGGCAACGGGCACGCCGGCTCATCCCCGCGTACGCGGGGAGCACCCCCTCCGCCGGCAGCCGAGCGGCTGCCTCCCGGGCTCATCCCCGCGTACGCGGGGAGCACGTGGGCGGCGCCCGTGACTTCCAGGTCACCGTGGGCTCATCCCCGCGTACGCGGGGAGCACATCGCCGCGACGCGCCTGGCTGAGGCGGACCTGGGCTCATCCCCGCGTACGCGGGGAGCACGTGGAAGGTGCCGAGGTCGTAGTGGGCGCTGCGGGCTCATCCCCGCGTACGCGGGGAGCACGCGCCCCAGCACTCGAGCTCGACGGCGTCCCCGGGCTCATCCCCGCGTACGCGGGGAGCACGACGAGCCGAGGCGGGCACGTCACCACATCCCGGGCTCATCCCCGCGTACGCGGGGAGCACAGCACCCCGGAGATCCCGGAGGACAGGGTGCTGGGCTCATCCCCGCGTACGCGGGGAGCACTCGAGCGTCGCGTTGGCTCTCACGTTCTCATTAGGCTCATCCCCGCGTACGCGGGGAGCACTCGATGTTGTAGGCGTAGGCGTTGCCGAGGATGGGCTCATCCCCGCGTACGCGGGGAGCACTTGGTGCCGAAGGCGTCGGCGAGCTTGTTGAAGGGCTCATCCCCGCGTACGCGGGGAGCACGCGGAGCGCTGCACCGCGGTGGCGGGGTCGTAGGGCTCATCCCCGCGTACGCAGGGAGCACTGCACCGACGGCGACCCCAGCAAGCACCGCGACGGCTCATCCCCGCGTACGCGGGGAGCACCCGCTCCTACCTGGCCCTGGACTGGCTGATCCGGGCTCATCCCCGCGTACGCGGGGAGCACAACGGCGTCTACGTCGCTGCGACCGGGGCATGGGGCTCATCCCCGCGTACGCGGGGAGCACGTCGAGGAGGTCGTCGTACTCGGCGAGGGACAGGGGCTCATCCCCGCGTACGCGGGGAGCACGGGGTGGGCAGGTTCGGGTTGACGAGGACGGCGGGCTCATCCCCGCGTACGCGGGGAGCACGTCCTGCTCCGCCCGGGCAGCACGGGCGTGGGCGGCTCATCCCCGCGTACGCGGGGAGCACAAGGGCAGCGAGTACGCCACGATCCCGGTCCAGGGCTCATCCCCGCGTACGCGGGGAGCACTCGATCCTCGGCGACGAGGACGAGAAGATCACGGGCTCATCCCCGCGTACGCGGGGAGCACTGTGCCGCGGCCAGGTCCACGATGCGGCGCAGGGGCTCATCCCCGCGTACGCGGGGAGCACCTGGCGTACCTGACCTGGGTCGGCGAGCTCGAGGGCTCATCCCCGCGTACGCGGGGAGCACGTGCGGCGCTGCAGCGAGGAGACGTGGGCGCTGGGCTCATCCCCGCGTACGCGGGGAGCACACAAGGCCAAGGCCGAGAACAAGACGCTGTGCAGGCTCATCCCCGCGTACGCGGGGAGCACATCGACCGCGAGAAGGTCTACGAGCCGTTCCAGGGCTCATCCCCGCGTACGCGGGGAGCACGCCGCATGGGCGGTGGACAAGAGCGCGGGGACGGGCTCATCCTCGCGTACGCGGGGAGCACGCCGCATGGGCGGTGGACAAGAGCGCGGGGACGGGCTCATCCCCGCGTACGCGGGGAGCACCGCTTGAGCGCGTAGCGCATCGAGGCGAGGATGGGCTCATCCCCGCGTACGCGGGGAGCACCTGCTCGTGCGGCGGCTGCTTCGTTCGGCACGGGGCTCATCCCCGCGTACGCGGGGAGCACCGGGTGATTCCTGCCAGTGCTCGGAACGCGGCGGGCTCATCCCCGCGTACGCGGGGAGCACGACGGGCAGCTCGCCGCGAACAGCTTCCGGGCGGGCTCATCCCCGCGTACGCGGGGAGCACCGGCCGTGGCGCTGCATCATGTGCACGGCGGCGGGCTCATCCCCGCGTACGCGGGGAGCACGATGAGACGCTTGTTCGCTCCCACGGTGACACGGGCTCATCCCCGCGTACGCGGGGAGCACAGGCCCTCGGCGTGCGCGCGGGCGACGTCGAAGGGCTCATCCCCGCGTACGCGGGGAGCACGCGAGCTTGTTGAAGTTGTCGATGAGGGCACCGGGCTCATCCCCGCGTACGCGGGGAGCACGGGAAGTTCGACGGCGTCCCGACGCTGGCCCTGGGCTCATCCCCGCGTACGCGGGGAGCACAGCACGGCGTTCATCTGCCCGGCGATGAGGTGGGGCTCATCCCCGCGTACGCGGGGAGCACTACGCGCGCATCAGCCCTCCCTGCCCGCAGAGGGGCTCATCCCCGCGTACGCGGGGAGCACGTGCCCGGCTGGGAGACCCGCGGCTCGGCCTTGGGCTCATCCCCGCGTACGCGGGGAGCACTTGCCCTCGGTCTTGGCCTTGGTGATCCAGTACGGCTCATCCCCGCGTACGCGGGGAGCACTCTTGCTGAGCTGCAACGACACTGACCGAGGGGCCAGGTCGGCATCACTTCTCAATGCACGCGTCAACGTCGAGCACGACGGTAGCGGCTCGTCCTGCTCCATCCCGGCCTTGCATCGGCGGGCCTCGCGGACTCGTCGGCCGGGCGGCGCATGAGGTAGACGCCGTCCACGTCGACGGGCTCCCACTCGTGCCGGTGCACCTTGAAGGCGAGGCGCTGCTCTCCCCGCGTGGCATAGACCATGATCGCCCGCCCGTCCTTGGCGAGCTCCACCACGCGGTCCCACATCAGGTCCCTGACCCGCGAGGTGAGGACACCGACGAAGACCCCCGGACCGATCTCGAGGAGCCAGCGCGTCAGGTGACCGCGCAGGCCGGCTGGGCATGCCGTGAGGACGATCACCACCACGGTTCGTCGTCCCCGTAGCTGGCGCCGCCTGCGACGCGCCCGCGGGCGCCGTCCCACAGCTGCACCACGTCGATGTCCGGTTGAACCTCGTCAGGCTCCTCACCCGGCAGGAGGAGGCTGCGGATGTCGCGCGCGCACCGGCTCAGGATCGCGCCGTCGTGCACAGCGTCGCGGACGGCGCGGCGCGTCTCGGCAGGCAGGTCCTCGGTCTCGCGGACTGCGACGTCGAAGGCCACCGGGACGGCGACCTCGGCCTTGTACAGGTCGGCGATGTCGAAGACGAAGGAGCGGACGTGCCCGGTGTGCACGAAGCCGAGCCCGGGTGAGCACCCGAGGGCCACGACGACGGCGTGGACGATGCCGTACAGGCACGTGGTCGCGGCCGACAAGGCCTGGTTCACCGCGTCACCGGAGGCGAAGTCCGCCACGTCGTAGTCCCGACGCTGCCACTCGACCCCGGTCCGCGCGGCGTGCTCCCGGTAGAGCCGGCGCACCCGGGCCCCTTCACGCCCCCGCAGCTGCTGCATGGTCAACGCCGACACGTCCTCGTCCGGGAAGCGCATGGCGTACATGTCACGAGCGACGCGCAAGCGCGAGGACTGGTTCGTCACCGCTGCCGCCTGCGCCTCCAGGAGCCGGGACGACCGGGCGAGGGAGCGGCCGTGCGCGTAGTAGCGGACACCCCGCTCCCCCACCCACACCGCTGTGGACCCGCTCTCCGCCAGGAGGACCATCGCCTGGTGGCTGACGCTGGTGCCGGGTCCCAGCAGCAGCGCGCCGAGAGACGCCGCTGGCACGTGGACCGTCCCGCGCTCATCGGTGGCGGTGATGGCGTTGGCGTCCCGGTGGACGACGCACCGCTCCAGGTACAGGAAGCTGAGTCGGTCCTCCGCGCGGACGAGCTCGTTGAGCTTCGGCGGCGGCGTGCCCGGTACCGGCTTCATGGCACAGGAGCCAGCGTGAGCAGGCCGCATCCGTAGCCCTTGGCCCGGCCGACGCCGCGGACCAGTGCAGTCCTCAGGGCGTCAGGGTCGAGGACTTCCAGAACGCCGTCGAAGGTCGCCATGGCCACGGTGACCGTCTTGCCCTGCCGCGTGAAGCGCGCCGTCCGCCGGTCGCGGACGACGACGCCGGGCTCGCCTCGTGCTCCTGCGGCGACGTGGAACCCCAGACGCTCGGTGCGGTCGATCAACCACTGCTGCTGCTGCGCGGCGGTGACGTGCGCCAGCGGCTTGGTGTCTTCGCCGTCCCGGACCCTGGCGCTGTGGACGGGGTTGGCCGTGAGGCGGAAGACCCACCGCTGGCCGGCCTGCACCCGGTACAGCAGCGGTCGGTAGTCACGGGTCTGCCACGTCTGCGTCGCGGGCCACCCCGCCTGCTCCACCAGGTGCGTCAGGTCGGGTTGGGTCGGGCTGGCCAGGTACAGGTCCGCCCTGTGCTGCTCTCCTCGGTCGACTCTCCAGAGGACCCTGCCGTCCTGGGCGGCACCGGACGCCGCTCCCGGAGGGAAGGCGGCCAGGACGGCTGCGTGCATGGCCTGCGGGGAGGCCAGCAGCGTCCAGCTCCCTCGACGAGCTGGGTTGATCGCGAACCGCGTCAGGTACATCACGCGCCTCCGAGCGCAGCGAGGAAATCCACCCGGGAGCGGGCCCCCGGAGCGGCGTCCGTGTTCGTGATCCGTGCCGGCTCACCGTGGACGACGGTGCGCCATCCGTACTCCCTGCGCTCGGGGTCGTAGCTGATCGGCTGGTCGCGGACGAGGTCACCGGGCTCCGCCGGGTCCGCAGCGTCGCGGACGATCGGCAGGTCTAGCCGGGGCCCCTGGCGCTTCCGCCACCACAGCGCCGCCTGCCACGGCTCACCCTGCAGCACCTCCTGCAGGCCGCCCTCGCGGACGCCCAGGCTGACCTGCCCCGAGGGGGGACAGGATCGCCGGCCCAGGAACAGCGGGAACACTGGCGCTCGCAGCGCTTCGTCGAGCCCGTGCAGCAGTGACGGACCCCCTTCCACTCCGGCGAGGAAGACGGCGTCCGCGAGGTAGAAGCGGTAGGACAGGGGCATCGTGCGTGTGCCGTCCAGGCTGCGCGCGGTCTGGAAGTCGCGGACGAGGCGGCCGGGCTGATCCACCCGCACACCGAAGGAGGTGCGCGCCAGGTCCTCGACCGGGTCGGTCCGTCGACGGCCCTCGGCAGCAGCCAGCAGGCCGAGGACGCCGCTCTTGGTCGGCTCGTGACGCGTCTCGCGACGGACGAACCGGCTGGCGGCCCCCCACGACTGCAGCGGCGCCGCCAGGCGCAGGAGCAGGACGCTCATACGGCTGCCCCGGCGCGGTCGCGCACCTGGTCGCCGACCGCTGTCACGAGGTCGTCGATCCCGACGACCTCTCCCAGTGCCTCCAGCGGTTCGGTCGCCGTGCCCACTCGCACGACCCAGCTGGCCACGGGCGCACCGCCGTAGGCGTCGTCGACATCGCGGCTGTGCTGCGCCAGTCGAGCGGCGGCCTGCGCGAGCCGGCCGCCGGCCTCACCCGCGCGGACAGCGTCCTCGAAGGCACCCACCAGGTTCACGGGCTGCTTCTCGCGGACCTGCACCAGCACCGCATCAGGCAGGGTGCGGTGGGCGAACGTGTTCTGCTTGCCGGTCGGCATGCTCGTGACGAAAGCGCGGAGGAACGCCTCGACGGCTGCTGACGTGGCGTCCGCGTCACCGTCCGCACCGGCGAGGCTCCTGCGCAGGGCGTCGACGTCGACGGTCGCGTACCGGTACAGGGTCGAGGAGTTGAACTCCACCGTGCCGATCATGCCCGCCCCGGCGTTGTCCTCCGGCGCTCGATCGTCCACGGCCGTGAAGTAGTCGAACTCGTTGTCGACGGCGTGGACGCTGATGGCGTGGGCCACCTGCGCGGCGGCGTCCACGTTGATGTCCGTGGCGTCAGCGACCATCCGACCGAACAGCGCCACGTCGACGCTGTGGCTGGAGTCCGCAGCGGCCTTGGCGGCGCTAGCACTGACCTTCGTGCCGGATCCTGCGGCCTCCACCGCCAAGCGTGCCAAGTTCTGCACCTGTCGCCGGCTGAGGAAGATCAAGTAGCTTGACTGCGCCACTTCGTCCTTCGCGTCATCGCTGTC encodes:
- a CDS encoding DUF1844 domain-containing protein, whose amino-acid sequence is MSTHVPIPEPEGAEDAARDIADVAAVEVITTAAVHLMSAAAVKCGLAEDAQEAGHLDLGEARILITALAGLVTAAAPEVGNQHARALRDGLRTLQLAFREASPFPDAPGQGPGEKLTGPVS
- a CDS encoding alpha/beta fold hydrolase, with translation MVAGGRSDGPTVVLVHGIGVSRRYFAPLARELSTRARVLAVDLPGFGGAPGPLSLSVPEHAGAVRRALEPLGVRGALLVGHSMGCQVVAHLVRGHPHLAAGAVLIGPTVDERARSAPRQALRLLRDSAAEPVAFNAVLVREYLRCGPRRYLATAAHMLADRIEEVLPAAAVPVLVLRGAHDPIAPRHWTEHLARRAPLGRAAQLDGGRHGIQWSHPQEVARACLELVRA
- a CDS encoding triacylglycerol lipase; this encodes MSRRVVRAASIAWWFLADWVYAVRRQAVGLARGQSAERYRTPPGPGPHRLPVVLVPGVYESWRFLEPLTEALFTAGHPVHVVEALGHNTGEVPAMAQAVRRFVDDQGLTGAALVAHSKGGLIGKHLLVHHNGDGALRHLVAVNTPFSGSRYARFLPGRTLRVFAPGGPLLVELASSTGVNGSITSVFSEVDPNIPGGSHLPGATNVCIPGAVGHFRVLSDPRVQAAVLAALEPLPA
- the cas2e gene encoding type I-E CRISPR-associated endoribonuclease Cas2e, whose amino-acid sequence is MVVIVLTACPAGLRGHLTRWLLEIGPGVFVGVLTSRVRDLMWDRVVELAKDGRAIMVYATRGEQRLAFKVHRHEWEPVDVDGVYLMRRPADESARPADARPGWSRTSRYRRARR
- the cas1e gene encoding type I-E CRISPR-associated endonuclease Cas1e codes for the protein MKPVPGTPPPKLNELVRAEDRLSFLYLERCVVHRDANAITATDERGTVHVPAASLGALLLGPGTSVSHQAMVLLAESGSTAVWVGERGVRYYAHGRSLARSSRLLEAQAAAVTNQSSRLRVARDMYAMRFPDEDVSALTMQQLRGREGARVRRLYREHAARTGVEWQRRDYDVADFASGDAVNQALSAATTCLYGIVHAVVVALGCSPGLGFVHTGHVRSFVFDIADLYKAEVAVPVAFDVAVRETEDLPAETRRAVRDAVHDGAILSRCARDIRSLLLPGEEPDEVQPDIDVVQLWDGARGRVAGGASYGDDEPWW
- the cas6e gene encoding type I-E CRISPR-associated protein Cas6/Cse3/CasE, with the protein product MYLTRFAINPARRGSWTLLASPQAMHAAVLAAFPPGAASGAAQDGRVLWRVDRGEQHRADLYLASPTQPDLTHLVEQAGWPATQTWQTRDYRPLLYRVQAGQRWVFRLTANPVHSARVRDGEDTKPLAHVTAAQQQQWLIDRTERLGFHVAAGARGEPGVVVRDRRTARFTRQGKTVTVAMATFDGVLEVLDPDALRTALVRGVGRAKGYGCGLLTLAPVP
- the cas5e gene encoding type I-E CRISPR-associated protein Cas5/CasD, with amino-acid sequence MSVLLLRLAAPLQSWGAASRFVRRETRHEPTKSGVLGLLAAAEGRRRTDPVEDLARTSFGVRVDQPGRLVRDFQTARSLDGTRTMPLSYRFYLADAVFLAGVEGGPSLLHGLDEALRAPVFPLFLGRRSCPPSGQVSLGVREGGLQEVLQGEPWQAALWWRKRQGPRLDLPIVRDAADPAEPGDLVRDQPISYDPERREYGWRTVVHGEPARITNTDAAPGARSRVDFLAALGGA
- the cas7e gene encoding type I-E CRISPR-associated protein Cas7/Cse4/CasC, yielding MPRTFLDVHVLQTVPPSNLNRDDTGSPKTAYYGGVRRARVSSQAWKRATRKAFDELLDRDQLGVRTKRVVELVTEEIVALSPDLDEPQKHAVAVLNAAMPKLELKRPERKRKDSDDAKDEVAQSSYLIFLSRRQVQNLARLAVEAAGSGTKVSASAAKAAADSSHSVDVALFGRMVADATDINVDAAAQVAHAISVHAVDNEFDYFTAVDDRAPEDNAGAGMIGTVEFNSSTLYRYATVDVDALRRSLAGADGDADATSAAVEAFLRAFVTSMPTGKQNTFAHRTLPDAVLVQVREKQPVNLVGAFEDAVRAGEAGGRLAQAAARLAQHSRDVDDAYGGAPVASWVVRVGTATEPLEALGEVVGIDDLVTAVGDQVRDRAGAAV